Proteins encoded in a region of the Zunongwangia endophytica genome:
- a CDS encoding M48 family metallopeptidase, with translation MNSETLFYIIVGIILADFIFDKILDTLNARHFDDPIPPELSDVYDKAAYEKSQRYKKERYKFGILTSGFSLVLTLGFLFFDGFEWVDTIARGFSNNEILIALIFFGIIMIGSDILTTPFSYYSTFVIEEKYGFNKTSKSTFLVDKIKGWLLMAILGGGILALIIWFYQFAGADFWWYAWILVAVFSIFLNMFYAKLVVPLFNKQSPLENGSLRTKIENYAQSVGFKLDNIFIIDGSKRSTKANAYFSGFGSEKRITLFDTLVNDLEEEEIVAVLAHEVGHYKKKHIIFNLVASVLTTGFTLWLLSLFVGNPLLSNALGVDIPSFHIGLIAFGILYSPISEITGLLMNLISRKFEYQADNYARHTYNSENLISSLKKLSKNSLSNLTPHKTYVFWHYSHPSLLQRYRNLMQ, from the coding sequence TTGAATTCTGAAACCTTATTTTATATAATTGTCGGCATAATTTTAGCCGATTTCATTTTCGATAAAATTCTCGACACTTTGAATGCAAGACATTTTGATGATCCGATTCCGCCAGAATTATCTGATGTTTACGATAAAGCAGCATACGAAAAGTCACAGCGCTATAAAAAAGAGCGCTATAAATTCGGAATATTGACTTCAGGATTTTCGTTAGTCTTAACTTTAGGCTTTCTATTTTTTGATGGTTTTGAGTGGGTAGATACGATTGCAAGAGGATTTTCTAATAATGAGATCCTGATTGCGCTTATTTTCTTCGGTATTATTATGATTGGGAGCGATATACTTACTACGCCGTTCTCCTATTATTCTACTTTTGTGATTGAAGAAAAATATGGTTTCAATAAAACTTCAAAATCGACATTTTTAGTAGATAAAATTAAGGGTTGGCTTTTAATGGCAATTCTTGGTGGTGGAATACTAGCACTAATAATTTGGTTTTATCAATTTGCTGGTGCAGATTTTTGGTGGTATGCCTGGATTTTGGTTGCTGTATTTTCCATATTTCTGAATATGTTTTATGCCAAACTTGTTGTGCCTTTATTTAATAAGCAAAGTCCGCTTGAAAATGGTTCACTTAGAACCAAAATTGAAAACTACGCTCAAAGTGTGGGATTCAAATTAGATAATATTTTTATTATTGATGGCTCCAAACGAAGTACTAAAGCCAATGCCTATTTTTCTGGTTTTGGAAGCGAAAAAAGAATTACTCTTTTTGACACTTTAGTGAATGATTTGGAAGAAGAGGAAATTGTAGCGGTACTTGCTCATGAGGTTGGTCACTATAAGAAGAAACATATCATTTTCAATTTAGTAGCTTCTGTTTTAACCACCGGTTTTACACTTTGGTTACTGAGTTTATTTGTTGGAAATCCATTATTATCAAATGCGCTGGGCGTAGATATCCCGAGTTTTCATATTGGTCTAATTGCCTTCGGAATTTTATACAGTCCTATTTCAGAAATCACCGGACTCTTAATGAATCTGATTTCCAGAAAATTTGAATATCAAGCCGATAATTACGCAAGGCATACTTATAATTCAGAAAATCTTATTAGCAGTTTAAAGAAACTCAGTAAAAATAGTCTAAGCAATTTAACTCCGCATAAAACTTATGTCTTTTGGCATTATTCGCATCCTAGTCTTTTGCAGCGTTACCGGAATTTAATGCAATAG
- a CDS encoding RelA/SpoT family protein: protein MTEAFIEKENKEIAHQYKELLRISYQTLTDEDKKLIRAAFDTAVDAHKDQRRKSGEAYIFHPISVAKIVAAEIGLDATSIAAALLHDVVEDTSYTLDDLERMFGETVAKIVDGLTKISSLKKDKDVSLQAENFRKMLLTLNDDIRVIIIKIADRLHNMQTMDAMRRDKQIKIASETLYIYAPLAHRIGLYNVKTELEDLGLKYTEPEVYQDIFTKIKESKEEQDAYINEFTRVIQDSLDKENMDYDIKGRPKSIFSIRRKMSKQNISFDEVYDKFAIRIIYRSDKENEKFLAWKIYSVVTDHFRPNPTRLRDWISSPKSTGYEALHITVMGPKGRWVEVQIRSERMHEIAEKGYAAHYKYKNADEKEEQGIEEWLNRLQEVLENQTVNAVDFVEQFKLNLYSKEIFVFTPQGDLKSLPKGSTPLDFAFSIHTEIGTHTRGSRVNNKLVPLSHVLKSGDQVEIITSDNAKPNVNWLDYATTARARAKIKSSLKDEKKLIAEDGKAILTRKLKAQKIPFNENTVNELVAHFHLKTSLDLFYRVGIGKIDNQSLKEFASSRSNALVSYIKRKISKKPEVNHDLNKDEITANYDQLVFGKEEDELEYKLANCCNPIPGDDVFGFVTVNEGIKVHKMDCPNAIQLQSNYAYRIIQAKWVDSSQQDFKAVIKLNGIDNIGLVSDVTREISSNMHVNMKNINFESDDGIFNGRITVVVKNNATLIKIINRLKKINGIDKVTRE, encoded by the coding sequence ATGACAGAGGCATTTATAGAAAAAGAAAATAAAGAAATTGCTCACCAATATAAAGAATTGCTGAGAATTAGTTACCAAACGCTTACCGATGAGGACAAAAAACTTATTCGGGCTGCTTTTGATACGGCTGTAGATGCACATAAAGATCAGCGTAGAAAATCTGGTGAAGCTTACATCTTCCATCCTATAAGCGTGGCAAAAATTGTCGCTGCAGAGATAGGATTGGATGCCACCTCTATCGCTGCTGCCCTACTCCACGATGTTGTGGAAGATACCTCGTATACATTAGACGATCTGGAACGGATGTTTGGTGAAACTGTAGCTAAAATTGTCGATGGCCTAACTAAAATTTCCAGTCTTAAAAAAGACAAAGATGTTTCGCTGCAGGCAGAGAATTTCAGAAAAATGCTGCTTACTCTTAATGATGATATTCGTGTGATTATCATCAAAATTGCAGATCGCTTGCACAATATGCAAACTATGGATGCAATGCGCAGGGATAAGCAAATAAAAATAGCATCTGAAACCTTATATATCTATGCTCCGCTAGCGCATAGAATAGGACTTTATAATGTAAAAACTGAACTTGAAGATCTAGGTTTAAAATATACCGAACCTGAAGTTTATCAAGACATCTTTACAAAAATCAAGGAAAGTAAAGAGGAGCAGGATGCGTATATTAATGAATTTACCAGGGTAATACAAGATTCCTTAGATAAGGAAAATATGGATTACGATATTAAGGGTAGACCTAAATCCATTTTTTCTATTCGTCGTAAAATGAGCAAACAAAACATCAGTTTTGATGAAGTTTACGATAAATTTGCGATTCGAATTATTTATAGAAGTGATAAGGAAAATGAGAAATTCTTAGCCTGGAAAATATACTCGGTAGTAACAGATCATTTTCGCCCAAACCCTACCCGCTTAAGAGACTGGATTTCGTCACCTAAATCTACCGGTTACGAAGCTTTGCATATTACGGTAATGGGACCAAAAGGACGTTGGGTAGAAGTACAGATTCGTAGTGAACGTATGCATGAAATTGCTGAAAAAGGATATGCTGCGCACTATAAATATAAAAATGCAGACGAAAAAGAAGAACAGGGAATTGAAGAGTGGTTAAACCGACTTCAGGAAGTTTTAGAAAATCAAACCGTTAATGCGGTAGACTTTGTAGAACAATTCAAATTAAATCTTTATTCAAAAGAGATATTTGTATTTACGCCTCAAGGAGATTTAAAGTCTTTACCTAAAGGTTCTACCCCGTTGGATTTTGCTTTTAGTATTCATACCGAAATTGGCACACATACGCGCGGATCCCGAGTAAATAATAAGCTTGTACCGCTAAGTCATGTTTTAAAAAGTGGTGATCAGGTTGAAATTATTACTTCAGATAATGCAAAACCAAATGTAAACTGGCTGGATTATGCTACTACGGCAAGAGCCAGAGCAAAAATAAAATCTTCTTTAAAAGATGAAAAGAAACTCATTGCAGAAGATGGAAAGGCTATTTTAACGAGAAAATTAAAAGCACAAAAAATACCTTTTAATGAAAATACGGTAAACGAACTTGTTGCTCATTTTCATCTTAAAACAAGCTTGGATCTATTTTATCGTGTAGGCATTGGAAAAATCGACAATCAGTCTCTTAAAGAATTTGCTTCTTCACGTAGCAATGCGTTGGTAAGTTATATTAAAAGAAAAATAAGTAAAAAACCAGAAGTTAATCATGATCTTAATAAAGATGAGATCACTGCTAATTACGATCAACTTGTTTTTGGAAAAGAAGAAGATGAGTTAGAATATAAATTGGCGAATTGCTGTAATCCCATACCCGGTGATGATGTTTTTGGATTTGTAACGGTAAATGAGGGAATTAAAGTACACAAAATGGATTGCCCGAATGCCATTCAGTTACAAAGTAATTATGCGTATCGTATAATTCAGGCTAAATGGGTAGATTCGTCACAGCAAGACTTCAAAGCGGTGATCAAACTAAACGGTATAGATAATATTGGATTAGTTAGCGATGTTACCAGGGAAATCTCAAGTAACATGCACGTTAATATGAAGAATATTAATTTTGAGAGTGATGATGGAATCTTCAACGGTCGTATTACGGTAGTAGTTAAGAACAATGCTACATTAATCAAAATTATAAA